One Aquarana catesbeiana isolate 2022-GZ linkage group LG06, ASM4218655v1, whole genome shotgun sequence genomic region harbors:
- the LOC141148640 gene encoding E3 ubiquitin-protein ligase TRIM39-like: MATCSLREELSCSICLSLYTEPVSLKCGHNFCRDCIVTVLNTKKRKATSYSCPECREKYTERPPLEKNRKLCNIVDNFRSAHPEETEVSCTYCDHPVPATKTCLHCEASFCNKHLSNHSKSADHILTDPTTSFDDRKCPIHKEILKYYCTEDSACICMSCWVAGEHRGHRVELLNEASEKKKEKLKGNTKKLTNERQETEKKIQNLGKHRTGEKRKANNVAGRITELFRDIRKHLDDEEKRILTEVSRQEEKISQSVCDMIQKLETQKNDLSRKINEMEVICDITDPLTVLKKEVIIDDIIPRSGDVGDAGCLDEGMISQMLHRGLLHFTDSLIDMKIKIQFIVMEKSDILLDIKTANNYIIISQDLKSATYTAKPENRPDVPERFTSKQVVSTQSFSSGRHYWEVDVSGAKEWLIGVVSHSMERKIAGNESFIGYNDKSWGLTQRNTLFTNNNNSSTTIDSKSSLKTVGIYLDYDAGRLSFYQLCNPIRHLHTFTTTFTEPLHAAFYAFEDSIIRII, translated from the coding sequence ATGGCGACTTGTAGCCTGAGAGAGGAGCTGAGCTGCTCCATCTGCCTGAGCCTTTATACGGAGCCCGTATCACTGAAATGTGGACATAACTTCTGCCGGGATTGTATAGTGACTGTGCTAAATACAAAGAAGAGGAAGGCTACCAGTTATTCCTGTCCGGAGTGCAGAGAGAAGTATACAGAGCGCCCTCCGCTGGAGAAGAACAGAAAGTTGTGtaacattgtggacaatttcagaTCTGCTCACCCGGAGGAAACAGAGGTCTCCTGTACGTACTGCGACCATCCTGTACCAGCTACTAAAACGTGTCTGCACTGTGAGGCTTCGTTCTGCAATAAACACTTAAGCAACCACAGCAAGTCAGCGGATCACATATTAACTGATCCTACCACATCATTTGATGACAGAAAATGTCCCATACACAAAGAGATCCTGAAATATTACTGCACAGAGGACAGTGCCTGTATCTGTATGTCCTGCTGGGTGGCTGGAGAACATAGAGGACACCGGGTGGAGCTTCTGAATGAGGCCtctgagaagaagaaagagaaactGAAAGGTAATACTAAGAAACTGACCAATGAGAGACAAGAGACAGAGAAGAAAATCCAGAATCTGGGAAAACACAGGACGGGAGAGAAAAGAAAAGCAAATAATGTTGCTGGTAGGATCACTGAGCTGTTTAGAGACATCAGGAAACATCTGGATGATGAAGAGAAGAGAATCCTGACTGAGGTCTCCAGACAGGAGGAGAAGATCTCCCAGTCAGTCTGTGATATGATCCAGAAGCTGGAGACACAGAAGAATGATCTGTCCAGGAAGATTAATGAAATGGAGGTCATATGTGACATCACAGATCCATTAACTGTGCTAAAGAAAGAAGTGATCATTGATGACATCATTCCTAGGAGTGGTGATGTAGGAGATGCCGGATGTCTGGATGAAGGAATGATCTCACAGATGCTCCACAGAGGACTTCTCCATTTTACGGACAGTCTGATAGATATGAAGATAAAGATACAATTCATAGTAATGGAGAAATCTGACATTTTACTGGATATAAAAACAGCCAATAATTACATTATTATTTCACAGGATCTGAAATCAGCTACTTACACCGCTAAACCAGAGAATAGACCCGATGTTCCAGAGAGGTTTACATCCAAACAGGTAGTAAGTACACAGAGCTTCtcatcagggagacattactgggaggtGGATGTGAGCGGAGCGAAGGAATGGCTGATAGGGGTGGTCAGTCACAGTATGGAGAGGAAGATTGCAGGAAATGAATCATTTATTGGTTATAATGACAAATCATGGGGTCTGACCCAAAGAAACACTCTCTTTACAAACAACAACAACTCAAGTACAACAATAGACTCCAAATCTTCTCTAAAGACAGTTGGGATCTATCTGGATTACGATGCGGGACGTCTGTCCTTCTACCAGCTGTGTAATCCCAtcagacatctccacaccttcaccaccaccttcactgagcccctccatgctgcttTCTATGCGTTTGAAGATTCCATCATAAGAATAATATAG